A window of Papilio machaon chromosome 1, ilPapMach1.1, whole genome shotgun sequence contains these coding sequences:
- the LOC106719978 gene encoding uncharacterized protein LOC106719978: MTFDTERFITEIENRPAIWDTSSDEYSNRHLKKKSWEEVVQIFKEKDGMTKQEKKYMGDVLQKKWKSIRGCFMREIARQKAVRSGNGVGPRKSEYIYFKQLKFLKKVMITRQSTQPSEIEEEHSQNDLDIDQSRPQQQHINKGINSESGNDPLQEFLYKPLEQRDSYDFAEQDEDKMFLLSLVSTLKKVPEHKKIATKIRMMSLLEEATQTTSHTYYE, encoded by the exons atgacGTTCGACACCGAAAGATTTATAACCGAAATTGAAAATAGACCTGCAATATGGGATACATCATCAGATGAATATTCTAACCGCCATTTGAAGAAAAAGAGTTGGGAAGAagttgtacaaatatttaaagaaaaggacGGCATGactaaacaagaaaaaaaatatatgg gagatgtattacaaaaaaagtgGAAAAGTATTCGTGGTTGCTTTATGAGGGAAATTGCGAGACAAAAAGCGGTAAGGTCAGGAAATGGTGTTGGACCCCGTAAAAGCGAATACATATACTTTAAAcaacttaagtttttaaaaaaagtaatgatcACAAGACAATCCACTCAACCATCCGAAATCGAAGAGGAACATTCTCAAAACGATTTGGATATTGATCAATCTAgaccacaacaacaacatataaACAAAGGGATTAATTCTGAGTCTGGAAATGATCCACTCCAAGAGTTCTTATATAAACCACTAGAACAAAGAGACAGTTATGATTTTGCAGAACAAGACGAGGATAAAATGTTTCTGTTGTCACTTGTATCCACACTTAAAAAAGTACCAGAACATAAAAAGATAGCGACAAAAATAAGAATGATGTCTTTACTTGAGGAAGCAACGCAGACCACCTCGCATACTTATTATGAATAG
- the LOC123721421 gene encoding uncharacterized protein LOC123721421, whose protein sequence is MDDLKLFAPNYTQLLELLQITSDFSNAIRMEFGTDKCAAVHVEKGKITSSEGTDNPLNFRTLSEAETYRYLGMSQNVGVDEGSVKQSVRDVFFDRLTKVLNSLLSGANKARAYNCWVMPVLTYTFGILRWTQTELDALDRKVRTVMTSHRMHHPRSSIMRLYLPRKHGGRGLLSALTMHNREVCSLRSYYLAKSGDGIHTDVISCDKELTPLSLANEQWQDPAVQSVSDREAIWKEKELHGRFYKALHEPFVDTVSSHHWLRFGDLFGETEGFVCAIQDQVIKTNNYRRYILKDGTVDICRACRRPGESLRHVISGCSALSNTEYLHRHNLVARIVHQELALKYGLLDVRLPYYKYVPEAVLENNRARLYWDRSIITDRTIPANKPDIVLMDRAQSGIFLVDIAIPHDENLENAATEKKRKYLDLAHEVSDMWGSLSTEIIPIVVSANGLIPVSLSGYLRRLGLRDGVLRAQMQKAVLLDTARIVRRFLSLSP, encoded by the coding sequence ATGGATGACCTCAAATTATTTGCTCCTAATTATACCCAACTGCTGGAGTTGCTACAAATCACTAGTGATTTTAGTAATGCCATCAGGATGGAGTTTGGGACGGATAAGTGTGCGGCCGTTCATGTGGAGAAAGGTAAAATTACAAGTTCAGAGGGCACTGATAATCCTCTGAACTTTAGAACCCTTTCTGAGGCTGAAACATACCGATACCTGGGCATGTCACAAAATGTCGGTGTTGATGAGGGCAGCGTAAAACAATCGGTTCGTGATGTGTTTTTTGATCGCCTGACAAAAGTTCTTAACAGTCTTTTGTCAGGCGCGAATAAAGCACGCGCATATAACTGTTGGGTCATGCCCGTCCTCACGTATACCTTTGGCATACTCAGGTGGACTCAAACCGAGCTCGACGCCCTGGACAGAAAAGTCCGCACAGTTATGACGTCCCACAGGATGCATCACCCGAGATCGTCAATTATGAGACTGTACTTACCGCGAAAGCATGGTGGGCGAGGCCTTTTAAGTGCCCTCACCATGCATAATCGCGAAGTGTGCAGCCTCCGTAGCTACTATTTGGCGAAATCGGGTGATGGAATCCACACGGATGTCATATCTTGTGACAAAGAACTAACCCCCCTATCCTTGGCCAACGAGCAATGGCAGGACCCGGCAGTGCAGAGCGTCTCTGACCGGGAGGCAATATGGAAAGAGAAAGAGCTCCACGGGAGGTTCTACAAGGCTCTTCATGAGCCCTTCGTAGATACAGTATCATCCCACCACTGGCTACGCTTCGGGGACCTTTTCGGGGAAACCGAGGGTTTTGTCTGTGCGATACAGGATCAGGTTATTAAGACCAACAACTATCGGAGATACATCCTAAAGGACGGCACCGTCGACATTTGTCGAGCATGTCGCCGTCCCGGTGAGTCACTTAGGCATGTTATCTCCGGTTGTTCGGCGCTTTCTAACACTGAGTATCTGCACAGACACAACTTAGTAGCCCGGATTGTCCATCAGGAGCTCGCTCTTAAGTATGGTCTTCTGGATGTTAGACTGCCTTATTATAAGTACGTCCCGGAAGCCGTGCTCGAAAATAACCGCGCCAGGCTCTACTGGGACCGGTCCATCATCACAGACAGGACTATTCCAGCGAATAAGCCTGACATTGTGTTGATGGACCGGGCACAGTCAGGGATATTTTTGGTAGACATAGCGATCCCCCATGACGAGAATCTCGAGAATGCCGCAAcagagaagaaaagaaaatatctagACTTGGCACACGAGGTTTCTGACATGTGGGGTAGCTTGTCGACTGAAATTATACCGATAGTGGTTTCTGCAAATGGTTTAATTCCAGTCAGCCTCTCTGGATACTTGAGGAGGCTGGGGCTCCGGGACGGTGTGCTCCGAGCTCAAATGCAGAAAGCGGTGCTTCTCGATACCGCCCGAATTGTCCGCCGGTTTCTTTCCCTTTCTCCCTGA